In the Leptolyngbya sp. SIO1E4 genome, one interval contains:
- a CDS encoding GNAT family N-acetyltransferase, translating to MPESNLLIREATEDDAPIIAEHLCQIAFELGVSQGSIREDWLDKTLQFIERARRELQYQGFVAEANGQIVGSASCQILELYPMLSRDYQKGYIWGVYVEPAYRRTGIATKLMTKAKYYLQEIGCTKAVLHASETGKLLYSRLGYITSNEMVLNLDEASSS from the coding sequence ATGCCAGAGAGTAATCTACTCATTCGTGAAGCAACGGAAGATGACGCACCGATAATTGCTGAACATTTGTGCCAGATTGCGTTCGAGCTAGGCGTCTCACAAGGATCGATTCGAGAAGATTGGCTAGACAAGACCCTGCAGTTTATTGAACGCGCTCGTCGTGAGTTGCAATATCAAGGCTTTGTTGCAGAAGCCAACGGTCAGATTGTTGGCTCGGCAAGCTGTCAGATCTTAGAACTTTACCCAATGCTTAGCCGCGACTATCAAAAAGGCTATATTTGGGGAGTCTACGTCGAACCAGCATATCGCCGAACAGGGATTGCTACAAAGTTGATGACAAAAGCCAAGTATTATTTACAAGAAATTGGGTGCACTAAGGCGGTTTTACATGCTTCGGAGACGGGGAAATTGCTGTATTCAAGACTAGGTTACATCACCAGTAATGAAATGGTGCTGAACCTCGATGAAGCCAGCAGCTCATGA
- a CDS encoding S1 RNA-binding domain-containing protein — MRITLTQPDHQEILKRWILIRIETSCVCTQIWTSATLPPYKNLYVWLGQIRDGQLPSRMVIDEEGQGVKLVAERVNHERLCFYVEPWHCKNDDLTRLNVTLRSDELIGAFCKGILQFITNEYDPKAWNYIDNLSNLNWRLLLQPASIPAQKWQQRRSIYKGGQKKGLDTVRECLGQSLTTEQQWLVVLYSDIDRMVLSARSGQIHASYAFVSLYQNLLADLILGEVDFDWYEKRRTEIEPELGNLRELSDRSDLKDVSLEVRTRLLTLRLGQLVDGRVSRIKPYGVFVDIAGCFALLSIFKISQAPITHPAQIFQTGDWVRAIIISLDIEKRTVLLSTRDLESEPGDMLRSPLNVYESAEEIADSYRKTVLSRLTDT; from the coding sequence ATGAGAATTACCCTGACTCAACCTGATCATCAGGAAATTCTAAAGCGCTGGATTTTAATCCGTATAGAAACTAGCTGTGTCTGTACTCAAATCTGGACATCAGCTACGCTTCCCCCATACAAAAATCTTTATGTCTGGCTTGGACAAATTCGAGATGGTCAACTACCTTCAAGGATGGTTATTGATGAAGAGGGTCAAGGCGTAAAACTTGTAGCAGAGAGAGTAAATCACGAGCGTTTGTGCTTCTATGTAGAGCCATGGCACTGCAAGAATGATGATCTAACGCGTTTGAACGTTACACTTAGAAGCGATGAGCTAATTGGTGCTTTTTGCAAAGGAATCCTGCAATTTATCACAAATGAGTATGATCCTAAAGCATGGAATTACATTGATAATTTGAGCAATTTGAATTGGAGATTATTGCTCCAGCCAGCCAGCATTCCTGCTCAAAAATGGCAACAGCGACGGTCTATTTATAAGGGTGGACAGAAGAAGGGACTCGATACTGTTCGTGAATGTTTAGGGCAATCTCTAACGACAGAGCAGCAATGGCTAGTGGTTCTGTACAGTGATATTGATAGAATGGTTCTGTCTGCGAGATCTGGGCAAATCCATGCATCGTATGCATTCGTGAGTCTCTATCAAAATTTGCTCGCCGATCTTATTTTGGGTGAAGTTGATTTTGATTGGTATGAAAAACGAAGAACTGAAATTGAGCCAGAGTTGGGGAATCTTAGAGAACTTAGTGATCGATCAGATCTCAAGGATGTCAGTCTTGAAGTTCGAACCAGATTATTAACTTTACGGCTAGGTCAACTTGTGGATGGTAGAGTAAGCAGGATCAAGCCATATGGCGTATTTGTTGATATCGCAGGATGTTTTGCATTGTTGAGCATCTTCAAGATTTCTCAAGCTCCTATTACGCATCCAGCTCAGATTTTTCAAACGGGTGATTGGGTAAGAGCAATCATTATATCTCTCGATATTGAGAAGAGGACTGTATTACTTTCAACGAGGGATTTAGAATCAGAACCGGGTGATATGTTGCGTAGCCCGTTAAATGTTTATGAAAGTGCAGAAGAAATAGCAGATAGCTATCGAAAAACCGTATTGTCCAGGCTAACAGACACGTAA
- a CDS encoding ferrochelatase, whose amino-acid sequence MGRVGVLLLNLGGPEQLEDVRPFLFNLFSDPEIIRLPVAWLQKPLAWFISSSRAKQSQQNYGQIGGGSPLRRITEQQADALKQSLEKAEQPAEVYIGMRYWYPFTEEAIARIKRDRIEELVILPLYPQFSISTSGSSFRLLQRLWKEDPSLDNIRYTVIPSWYARPGYVRAMAELIAQELDQLPDPNTGHVFFSAHGVPVSYVEEAGDPYQREIEHCVDLIMQALGRPNAHTLAYQSRVGPVEWLQPYTEDAIEGLAQSGVKDLVVVPISFVSEHIETLQEIDIEYREIADESGIETFRRVPALNTHSGFIDDMAAMVTEALRAPRLLFADVVETEKPVKIYPQERSAWGLTPIAEVWNGRLAMVGFLALLLELMSGHGPLHLVGLL is encoded by the coding sequence ATGGGCCGTGTAGGGGTATTGTTGCTGAATTTGGGTGGGCCAGAGCAGCTAGAGGACGTTCGTCCATTTTTGTTCAATCTGTTTTCTGATCCAGAGATTATTCGTTTGCCAGTGGCGTGGCTCCAGAAGCCGCTCGCCTGGTTTATTTCTAGCAGTCGAGCCAAGCAATCTCAGCAAAACTATGGTCAAATTGGCGGTGGCTCTCCCTTACGACGCATTACAGAACAGCAGGCGGATGCACTCAAGCAGAGTCTAGAGAAGGCTGAGCAGCCTGCCGAGGTGTATATCGGGATGCGCTACTGGTACCCGTTCACTGAAGAGGCGATCGCCCGTATCAAGCGCGATCGCATTGAAGAGTTGGTGATTTTGCCACTCTACCCTCAGTTTTCTATCAGCACCAGCGGATCTAGCTTCCGCCTCTTGCAGCGGCTGTGGAAGGAAGACCCCTCCTTAGACAACATTCGCTATACCGTGATTCCGTCCTGGTATGCGCGCCCTGGCTATGTCAGAGCAATGGCCGAGCTGATTGCTCAAGAACTGGATCAGCTGCCAGATCCGAATACGGGTCATGTGTTTTTCAGTGCCCACGGCGTGCCTGTGAGCTATGTCGAAGAAGCAGGTGACCCCTATCAGCGAGAAATTGAGCACTGCGTAGACCTGATTATGCAGGCGTTAGGACGCCCCAATGCCCACACCCTGGCCTATCAGAGTCGAGTTGGTCCGGTGGAGTGGCTGCAACCCTACACTGAAGATGCGATTGAGGGCCTGGCCCAAAGCGGCGTGAAGGATTTAGTCGTAGTGCCCATTAGCTTTGTGTCTGAGCACATTGAGACACTTCAAGAAATTGACATTGAGTATCGCGAAATTGCCGATGAGTCCGGCATCGAAACCTTTCGCCGAGTCCCGGCTCTTAATACCCATTCAGGGTTTATTGACGACATGGCGGCGATGGTAACAGAAGCGCTGAGGGCGCCTCGCCTGTTATTTGCCGATGTTGTTGAGACCGAAAAACCCGTCAAAATTTATCCTCAGGAACGCTCTGCATGGGGCTTGACGCCCATTGCTGAAGTATGGAACGGGCGTCTGGCAATGGTGGGCTTTCTGGCTCTGCTGTTAGAACTGATGAGCGGCCACGGGCCACTGCACCTGGTGGGTTTGTTGTAA
- a CDS encoding response regulator has product MPYPLDTGYNVQLVILSVAISMLASGAALELAGRVTEPQGRAQVRWLISGTVALGIGIWAMHFIGMLAFQLPLAVHYNFFTILLSIVPALAGAGLALLWVSRSAVKWLKLLGGSLFMGGGIATMHYSGMAAIRTTANLEYDRWLVACSILVAIAVSLAGLFLVLQSAEERPSLPLWRRLLSAIVMGAAIPLTHYIGMAAARFMPTRNTILAAHLQPPENSAMLAIAVVVGTLIVLGLTLLTACFDRQLSTQISYTETLKADQDYLKTILQGIQVGVLVIEADNQIGLSNQAVLDLLHLSTETELQQLWNRLITAEPEADWADPFEGALFQSLQPILGKIIARQSIQNSVVQVTLAVNQFPLSLLVNAVPLTPSETVETQMVCTFSEISRLKQTEDRLKQSEARFKQQAQALQQANTAADRANAELSRTNFQLFQVAQRERATALVIQRLRQSLQLETIFQITTQELRRAITCDRVLTYRFNPDWSGQIIAESVGAGWCPLLAEPDEAAPWRANVLEEDRCIVNTLTDSASQLEDTYLQDTQGGLYRQGIDYIAVDDIYTRDFSACYIEFLRSFQAAAYVIVPIYSGRDLWGLLACYQNSGSRAWQIDEIHMVTRVGDQLGVAIQQAELLQRTQQQARELQLAKEAADRASQAKSEFLANMSHELRTPLNAILGFAQLLDRDPSLSSHHQHSVEIINTNGEHLLRLINNVLEMSKIEAGQLQLQPEAFELPRLLQELQDLLGLKAQSKELTLQILQAPEVPIYVCTDQGKLRQILLNLLGNGIKFTASGSVRLEVALLKTMDALQPDDHNSITLQFTVEDTGVGIAPEELEALFQPFQQTQSGIRLGKGTGLGVSLSQQYVQLMGGELKVESTLNQGTRFTFTVQADRAMPPAQRSLPTQPGKIIGLVNDQPCYRILMAEDNSVNQLLLRKILAPLGMELREAANGAEALEIWETWQPHLIWMDMRMPKMDGYEATRRIREAERDRALSPTIIVALTATAFAESKSAILAAGCNDVLYKPFKRGELFATMKRYLKLQYRYEPQVLLPDETGSSQKIDPTCLTTMPTPWQQALRQAAARCSDAEILTLLEQIPPTQSALADGLKELVSAFQFDKILALIELSSYSAPPQGK; this is encoded by the coding sequence ATGCCGTATCCCTTAGACACGGGTTATAACGTCCAACTGGTTATTCTTTCCGTTGCAATCTCAATGCTGGCCTCCGGCGCAGCCCTAGAACTGGCTGGGCGAGTGACTGAACCTCAGGGGCGGGCTCAGGTGAGGTGGCTGATCAGCGGAACGGTTGCCCTGGGGATCGGTATCTGGGCAATGCATTTTATTGGCATGCTGGCCTTTCAGCTACCATTGGCGGTTCATTACAACTTTTTTACCATCCTGCTTTCGATCGTGCCAGCCCTGGCAGGGGCAGGGCTGGCACTCTTGTGGGTCAGTCGTTCAGCCGTTAAATGGCTAAAGCTTCTGGGGGGAAGCCTCTTCATGGGTGGAGGCATTGCGACGATGCACTACTCCGGCATGGCCGCCATTCGTACGACCGCTAACCTGGAGTACGATCGCTGGCTTGTGGCTTGTTCCATCTTGGTGGCGATCGCAGTTTCCTTGGCCGGGCTCTTTTTAGTGCTCCAGTCCGCTGAAGAAAGACCCTCCCTTCCCCTCTGGAGAAGGCTTCTGTCCGCGATCGTCATGGGGGCCGCGATCCCCCTGACGCACTACATTGGCATGGCGGCGGCGCGGTTTATGCCTACCCGCAATACGATACTGGCCGCTCATTTACAGCCGCCTGAAAACTCAGCGATGTTGGCGATCGCTGTGGTCGTCGGCACCCTGATTGTTTTAGGCTTAACCCTGCTGACAGCTTGTTTTGATCGACAGCTGTCTACCCAGATCAGCTATACCGAAACGCTCAAGGCAGATCAAGACTATCTGAAAACGATCCTGCAAGGCATTCAGGTCGGGGTCTTGGTCATCGAAGCCGATAATCAAATCGGGTTATCCAATCAAGCTGTCTTGGATCTGTTACATCTATCAACGGAAACAGAGCTGCAGCAGCTGTGGAATCGCCTCATCACCGCAGAGCCAGAGGCAGACTGGGCCGATCCCTTTGAGGGAGCGCTGTTTCAGTCACTTCAGCCCATCTTGGGAAAAATTATTGCCAGACAATCCATTCAAAATAGTGTTGTTCAGGTGACCCTGGCAGTCAACCAGTTCCCCCTCTCCCTACTCGTGAATGCGGTTCCGTTAACGCCATCAGAAACTGTAGAGACTCAGATGGTGTGTACCTTCAGCGAGATTAGTCGCTTAAAGCAAACTGAAGACCGTCTGAAACAATCAGAAGCTAGATTTAAACAACAGGCGCAAGCCTTGCAACAGGCAAATACCGCTGCAGATCGCGCCAACGCAGAGCTTAGTCGCACTAATTTTCAGTTATTTCAGGTGGCGCAGCGAGAGCGGGCCACAGCCCTTGTGATTCAACGCCTGCGCCAAAGCTTGCAGCTAGAAACAATTTTTCAAATCACCACCCAAGAGCTCCGGCGGGCGATCACCTGCGATCGCGTTCTGACCTATCGCTTTAACCCCGACTGGAGCGGTCAGATCATTGCCGAATCGGTCGGGGCGGGGTGGTGCCCGTTACTGGCCGAGCCGGATGAAGCGGCCCCCTGGCGAGCCAATGTACTGGAAGAAGATCGCTGTATTGTCAACACGTTGACTGACTCAGCCAGTCAGCTGGAAGACACCTATCTGCAAGACACCCAAGGAGGCCTCTATCGACAAGGCATTGACTACATAGCAGTAGACGACATTTATACCCGTGACTTTAGTGCCTGCTACATAGAGTTTCTAAGAAGTTTTCAAGCCGCTGCCTATGTAATTGTCCCGATTTATTCTGGACGCGACTTGTGGGGGCTACTGGCCTGCTACCAAAATTCCGGCTCGCGTGCTTGGCAGATTGATGAGATTCACATGGTGACCCGCGTTGGCGACCAGCTCGGTGTTGCCATTCAGCAGGCTGAACTCCTGCAGCGCACACAGCAACAGGCCCGCGAGCTGCAACTTGCCAAAGAAGCGGCAGACCGGGCTAGCCAAGCCAAAAGCGAGTTTCTGGCCAATATGAGCCATGAACTGCGAACGCCCCTCAATGCTATTCTCGGCTTTGCCCAACTCCTGGATCGAGATCCCAGCCTATCTAGCCACCATCAGCACTCTGTCGAAATCATCAACACCAACGGCGAGCACCTGCTCCGGCTGATTAATAACGTCCTCGAAATGTCAAAAATTGAGGCGGGTCAGTTACAGCTACAGCCCGAAGCATTTGAACTGCCCCGTCTGTTGCAAGAACTCCAAGATCTGTTGGGGCTTAAAGCTCAAAGTAAAGAGCTGACGCTCCAGATTCTCCAAGCCCCCGAAGTTCCAATCTATGTCTGCACCGATCAGGGCAAACTGCGACAGATTCTATTAAACCTGTTGGGCAATGGCATCAAATTCACCGCCTCTGGCAGCGTTCGCCTAGAGGTTGCTTTGCTCAAAACAATGGATGCCCTGCAGCCTGATGATCACAACTCGATCACCTTACAATTCACCGTAGAAGACACCGGTGTTGGAATCGCGCCTGAAGAGTTAGAGGCCCTCTTTCAACCATTCCAACAAACCCAATCAGGTATCAGGTTAGGCAAAGGCACGGGGTTAGGGGTTTCTCTGAGCCAACAGTATGTGCAGTTAATGGGGGGAGAATTAAAGGTAGAGAGCACCCTGAACCAAGGGACGCGGTTTACCTTCACCGTGCAGGCTGATCGAGCGATGCCCCCAGCCCAGCGATCGCTGCCGACCCAACCCGGTAAAATCATTGGACTCGTGAATGACCAGCCCTGCTATCGCATCTTGATGGCAGAAGACAACTCGGTCAATCAACTGTTGCTCAGAAAGATTCTGGCCCCCTTGGGGATGGAGCTGCGGGAAGCAGCCAATGGCGCAGAGGCTCTGGAAATCTGGGAAACATGGCAGCCCCATCTGATTTGGATGGATATGCGCATGCCGAAAATGGATGGCTACGAAGCCACCCGACGGATCCGAGAGGCAGAGCGCGATCGGGCTCTGTCGCCAACAATCATCGTTGCCCTTACTGCCACTGCCTTTGCCGAGAGCAAGTCAGCCATTCTGGCAGCAGGCTGCAACGATGTGCTGTACAAGCCCTTTAAGCGAGGAGAGTTATTTGCCACGATGAAGCGATACTTGAAGTTGCAATATCGCTACGAACCTCAAGTTTTGCTGCCAGATGAGACAGGATCCTCTCAAAAGATTGACCCCACCTGCTTGACAACGATGCCCACCCCCTGGCAACAAGCACTGCGACAGGCTGCCGCTCGATGCAGCGATGCCGAAATTTTGACCCTTTTAGAGCAAATTCCCCCAACACAATCTGCTTTAGCAGACGGGCTCAAGGAATTGGTCAGCGCCTTTCAGTTTGACAAGATTTTAGCGTTGATCGAACTCTCCTCCTACAGCGCCCCACCCCAAGGAAAATGA
- a CDS encoding Precorrin-3B methylase: MSAFEKPLEGEALIKEVCRRIRVARSYWDAHNNAACRKERERALALYNTLSKPEKEKIPQVLRVWLRYRSEKYFGDHRTAPGSDRKTRKTAAKRSPRSKRSKRR; this comes from the coding sequence ATGTCTGCTTTTGAGAAACCCTTAGAAGGTGAGGCGCTGATTAAAGAAGTATGCCGCCGCATCCGTGTGGCTCGCAGCTATTGGGATGCCCACAACAATGCCGCCTGCCGTAAAGAACGAGAACGCGCCCTGGCCCTCTACAACACCCTCTCTAAGCCCGAAAAAGAGAAAATCCCCCAGGTATTGCGGGTGTGGTTGCGGTATCGCAGCGAAAAATACTTTGGGGATCACCGGACAGCGCCAGGTAGCGATCGCAAAACCCGTAAAACAGCAGCGAAGCGATCGCCGCGTTCAAAGCGTTCAAAGCGGCGCTAG
- the xth gene encoding exodeoxyribonuclease III, producing MQIATWNVNSVRTRLTHVVDWLTANPVDVLCLQETKVVDKDFPLEPLQSLGYQVYISGQKAYNGVAMLSREPLEQVSMGFTPIVGAETVGDLDEQKRVITGVLDGVRLINLYVPNGSSIGSEKYDYKLRWLGVLRTYLETLLADHAALLVCGDFNIALEDRDIYDPDGKETHIMSSPKERETLQDILSLGLKDAFRKFTEEGGHFSWWDYRAASFRRNRGWRIDHHYLSPALYNRAINCTIDIEPRKLEKPSDHTPVIVEI from the coding sequence ATGCAAATTGCCACTTGGAACGTCAACTCTGTTCGCACCCGCCTGACTCACGTAGTGGATTGGCTAACGGCCAACCCTGTAGATGTGCTTTGCCTGCAAGAAACCAAAGTGGTCGATAAAGACTTTCCCCTCGAACCGCTACAATCCCTGGGTTATCAGGTCTACATCAGCGGTCAAAAGGCATACAACGGCGTTGCGATGCTCAGCCGTGAACCTTTAGAGCAGGTCAGCATGGGATTCACGCCCATCGTCGGTGCGGAAACCGTTGGCGATCTGGATGAGCAGAAGCGAGTCATCACTGGCGTCTTGGACGGTGTGCGTCTTATTAACCTGTATGTGCCCAACGGCTCCTCAATTGGCAGCGAAAAATATGACTATAAGCTACGCTGGCTGGGCGTGTTGCGGACTTATCTAGAAACCCTACTCGCCGATCATGCAGCGTTGCTGGTGTGTGGGGATTTCAACATCGCCTTGGAAGACCGGGATATCTACGATCCAGACGGCAAAGAAACCCACATTATGTCTTCCCCCAAGGAACGAGAAACCCTGCAAGATATTCTGTCTCTGGGGCTCAAAGATGCGTTTCGCAAATTTACTGAAGAAGGGGGGCACTTCAGCTGGTGGGACTACCGTGCTGCCTCTTTTCGCCGCAATCGTGGCTGGCGCATTGATCATCACTATCTATCGCCTGCTCTCTACAATCGCGCCATTAACTGCACCATCGATATCGAACCTCGCAAGCTCGAAAAACCCAGTGACCATACCCCCGTCATTGTGGAGATTTAA
- a CDS encoding Na+/proline symporter: MTLGATALAVILITVATFTLLGLLQASRHAITLEDYMVSRNRIGTGMALATIVASAMGAWILFSPPEVGATSGIAGIVGYCIGQATPAALFAFMGTRIRFLMPQGHSLNEYVLHRFGNTMYLVTLGIVVFYMFVYLTAELTAIAKAVELMAGVPLWLTALLVISAVFIYTAVGGLETTIFTDAIQFAVMVPLLLLSFAVAIVALGGWGEAIAPVTQTAPELLTLAHGPGIKFGATLVIAVIAAEMFNQANWQRIYACKTDQVVRRSFLSSFVIILPILFIAGLLGIMAMHFGFNDDRAFFSLIQALGLPGWVSIAVLVLVLALVMSSLDTLLNGIASVFTTDLVRLFPSMQSNGILRASRILTVAVGVPSILIAARGHNVLYLFLLADLVCAGALFPVLFGLYARRLTGPMAVWSTLVGIGTGALFFPKPDFSPWNPLPFAGDLLVSFAVPIVVSLLICLIWIQLKAQQGKTQAFDFGQLGREIHAYGEAESFPAVKVSN, from the coding sequence ATGACGCTTGGTGCAACGGCATTGGCCGTCATCTTGATTACGGTTGCCACTTTCACACTTCTAGGGCTGCTGCAGGCCAGCCGCCATGCCATTACCCTGGAAGACTATATGGTCAGCCGCAACCGCATCGGCACGGGCATGGCCCTGGCGACCATTGTGGCCTCAGCGATGGGAGCCTGGATTCTATTTAGCCCGCCCGAAGTCGGGGCGACTAGCGGTATTGCAGGAATTGTGGGGTACTGCATTGGGCAGGCAACGCCAGCAGCGTTGTTTGCGTTTATGGGCACCCGCATTCGCTTTTTAATGCCCCAGGGGCATTCATTGAATGAGTATGTGCTACATCGCTTTGGCAACACCATGTACCTGGTAACCCTGGGCATTGTGGTGTTCTACATGTTTGTGTATCTGACGGCGGAGCTGACGGCGATCGCCAAAGCGGTTGAATTGATGGCAGGGGTGCCCCTCTGGCTCACAGCCCTGCTGGTGATTAGTGCGGTTTTCATCTATACCGCTGTCGGCGGTTTGGAAACGACCATCTTCACAGATGCCATTCAGTTTGCGGTGATGGTGCCCCTGCTGCTACTCAGCTTTGCAGTCGCGATCGTGGCCCTGGGCGGTTGGGGAGAGGCGATCGCTCCAGTCACCCAGACGGCCCCTGAACTATTGACCTTGGCCCACGGCCCCGGTATTAAATTTGGGGCCACGCTGGTGATTGCCGTCATCGCCGCCGAAATGTTTAACCAGGCCAACTGGCAACGGATCTATGCCTGCAAAACTGATCAGGTAGTACGCCGCTCCTTCCTCAGCTCGTTTGTGATTATTCTGCCAATTTTGTTTATTGCAGGGCTACTCGGCATCATGGCCATGCATTTTGGCTTCAACGACGATCGCGCCTTTTTCTCATTGATTCAGGCGCTAGGGCTGCCGGGGTGGGTCAGCATTGCGGTACTCGTGCTGGTGCTGGCCCTGGTGATGAGCAGTCTAGATACCCTGCTAAATGGCATCGCAAGTGTTTTCACCACTGACCTGGTGCGGTTGTTTCCCTCAATGCAGTCCAACGGTATTTTGCGAGCATCTCGCATCTTGACGGTTGCCGTGGGGGTGCCCTCCATTTTGATCGCGGCACGCGGCCATAACGTGTTGTACCTGTTTCTGCTGGCGGACCTGGTCTGTGCCGGGGCACTATTTCCAGTGCTGTTTGGCCTATACGCCCGTCGTTTGACTGGCCCCATGGCGGTTTGGAGCACCCTAGTCGGCATCGGCACAGGGGCCCTATTTTTCCCAAAGCCCGACTTCAGCCCTTGGAATCCCCTACCCTTTGCGGGGGATTTGCTCGTAAGCTTCGCGGTACCTATCGTCGTATCGTTGCTAATCTGCCTGATCTGGATTCAGCTCAAAGCTCAACAGGGTAAAACCCAGGCATTTGACTTTGGTCAGCTAGGTCGTGAGATTCATGCCTATGGAGAGGCGGAGTCGTTTCCTGCTGTCAAGGTTTCTAATTAG
- the thiC gene encoding phosphomethylpyrimidine synthase, translating into MRTEWIAKRQGHANVSQMHYARQGLITEEMDYVAQRENLPAELIRDEVARGRMIIPANINHPNLEPMAIGIAAQCKVNANIGASPNSSGIHEEVDKLRLAVKYGADTLMDLSTGGGNLDEIRTAIIQNSPIPIGTVPIYQALESVHGTIEKLTPDDFLHIIEKHAQQGVDYMTIHAGILMEHLPLVRNRITGIVSRGGGILARWMLHHHRQNPLYTHFEDIIAIFKRYDVSFSLGDSLRPGCLHDATDEAQLAELKTLGQLTRKAWEHDVQVMVEGPGHVPMDQIDDNVKKQMAACSEAPFYVLGPLVTDIAAGYDHISSAIGAALAGWSGAAMLCYVTPKEHLGLPNAEDVRAGLIAYKIAAHAADIARHRPGARDRDDAMSHARYNFDWNRQFELSLDPERAREYHDETLPADIYKTAEFCSMCGPKFCPMQTKVDAEALTELEKFLAREAQRV; encoded by the coding sequence ATGAGAACTGAATGGATTGCTAAACGTCAGGGACACGCGAACGTTTCTCAAATGCACTATGCCCGTCAGGGCCTGATCACAGAGGAGATGGACTATGTGGCTCAGCGAGAAAACCTGCCTGCCGAGCTGATTCGAGACGAAGTCGCGCGGGGGCGAATGATCATTCCTGCCAATATCAATCACCCCAATCTGGAACCGATGGCTATTGGCATTGCTGCCCAGTGCAAGGTGAATGCCAACATTGGGGCTTCTCCTAATTCTTCAGGCATTCACGAAGAAGTTGACAAGCTGCGGCTAGCGGTGAAATACGGGGCAGACACGCTGATGGATTTGTCCACCGGGGGGGGCAATTTGGATGAGATTCGCACCGCCATTATTCAAAACTCCCCGATTCCGATTGGGACGGTACCGATATATCAGGCTCTGGAGAGCGTTCATGGCACGATCGAAAAGCTGACACCCGACGACTTTTTGCACATCATTGAAAAGCACGCCCAGCAAGGGGTGGACTATATGACCATCCATGCTGGGATTTTGATGGAGCATTTGCCATTAGTGCGAAACCGCATCACGGGCATTGTTTCTCGCGGGGGCGGTATTCTGGCTCGGTGGATGCTCCATCACCACCGGCAGAACCCCCTCTACACTCATTTTGAAGACATTATTGCTATCTTCAAACGGTATGATGTGTCCTTTAGTTTGGGCGATTCCCTGCGTCCAGGCTGTTTGCATGATGCGACGGATGAGGCCCAACTCGCAGAGTTAAAGACCCTAGGGCAGCTAACCCGCAAGGCTTGGGAGCACGATGTTCAGGTGATGGTAGAAGGCCCTGGGCATGTGCCGATGGATCAGATTGATGACAACGTTAAAAAGCAGATGGCAGCCTGTTCTGAAGCCCCTTTCTACGTGCTGGGGCCACTGGTGACGGACATCGCAGCAGGCTATGACCATATTAGTTCTGCCATTGGGGCGGCGCTGGCGGGCTGGAGCGGTGCAGCCATGCTCTGTTACGTCACACCTAAGGAACATTTGGGCTTACCCAATGCCGAGGATGTGCGGGCCGGGCTGATTGCCTATAAGATTGCTGCCCACGCTGCAGATATTGCGCGGCATCGTCCAGGGGCTCGCGATCGCGACGATGCCATGTCCCACGCTCGCTACAACTTCGACTGGAATCGCCAGTTTGAACTCTCCCTCGACCCAGAGCGGGCTCGGGAGTATCACGATGAAACGTTGCCAGCTGATATCTACAAAACCGCTGAGTTTTGCTCGATGTGTGGGCCTAAATTCTGCCCTATGCAGACCAAGGTAGACGCTGAGGCCCTAACAGAACTGGAGAAATTTTTAGCGAGAGAAGCGCAGCGGGTTTAA